Proteins found in one Mixophyes fleayi isolate aMixFle1 chromosome 8, aMixFle1.hap1, whole genome shotgun sequence genomic segment:
- the PTBP2 gene encoding polypyrimidine tract-binding protein 2, whose translation MDGIVTDVAVGVKRGSDELLSGSVLNGPSSNMSSIVVTANGNDNKKFKGDDKMESSPSRVLHIRKLPGEVTETEVIALGLPFGKVTNILMLKGKNQAFLEMATEEAAATMVNYYTSMTPHLRNQPIYIQYSNHKELKTDSALNQRAQAVLQAVSAVQATNSTVGSTAGSETTVTSAQSPVLRIIIDNMYYPVTLDVLHQIFSKFGTVLKIITFTKNNQFQALLQYGDPTNAQQAKLALDGQNIYNACCTLRIDFSKLVNLNVKYNNDKSRDYTRPDLPSGDGQPALDPAIAAAFAKETSLLAVPGALSPLGIPNAAAAAAAAAAAGRVGMHGVTSGGNTVLLVSNLNEEMVSPQSLFTLFGVYGDVQRVKILYNKKDSALIQMADGNQSQLAMSHLNGQKMYGKIIRVTLSKHQTVQLPREGLDDQGLTKDFGNSPLHRFKKPGSKNFQNIFPPSATLHLSNIPQTITEEDLRTLFTNTGGTVKAFKFFQDHKMALLQMSTVEEAIQALIDLHNYNIGDNHHLRVSFSKSTI comes from the exons CCAATGGTAATGATAACAAAAAGTTCAAAGGAGATGATAAAATGGAAAGCTCACCTTCCCGGGTGCTTCATATCAGAAAACTTCCTGGTGAAGTAACAGAGACAGAAGTCATTGCTCTGGGTTTACCTTTTGGTAAAGTAACAAACATCCTAATGCTGAAAGGAAAAAATCAG GCCTTTTTGGAAATGGCAACAGAAGAAGCAGCTGCCACAATGGTTAATTATTATACTTCAATGACCCCACACCTACGTAACCAGCCAATTTATATTCAGTACTCCAACCATAAAGAACTCAAAACAGACAGTGCACTCAACCAG CGAGCCCAAGCAGTGCTTCAGGCTGTATCTGCCGTTCAGGCGACAAATTCCACTGTGGGTAGTACCGCAGGAAGTGAGACTACAGTAACTTCAGCACAGAGTCCAGTACTGAGAATAATTATTGACAACATGTACTACCCTGTCACCCTTGATGTCCTTCACCAG ATATTTTCAAAGTTTGGGACAGTGTTGAAGATAATCACATTTACAAAAAACAATCAGTTTCAAGCACTGCTACAGTATGGAGACCCGACTAATGCGCAACAAGCTAAACTG GCGTTAGATGGTCAAAATATCTATAATGCGTGCTGTACCCTTCGCATTGACTTTTCTAAATTGGTGAACTTAAATGTGAAGTACAACAATGACAAAAGTCGGGACTATACACGTCCAGACCTTCCATCTGGAGACGGGCAGCCTGCATTAGATCCAGCTATTGCTGCAGCATTTGCCAAGGAAACTTCTCTTCTAG CGGTTCCAGGTGCATTGAGTCCTCTGGGAATACCTAATGCTGCTGCTGCAGCTGCGGCCGCTGCTGCTGCGGGCCGTGTTGGTATGCATGGTGTTACATCGGGAGGTAACACTGTTCTCCTTGTAAGCAACTTGAATGAAGAG ATGGTTTCGCCCCAAAGTCTGTTTACCCTCTTCG GTGTTTATGGAGATGTGCAGCGTGTGAAGATTTTATACAATAAGAAAGACAGTGCTCTTATTCAAATGGCTGATGGCAACCAATCACAACTGG CCATGAGCCACCTTAATGGACAGAAGATGTATGGAAAGATTATCAGGGTTACATTGTCCAAACATCAGACAGTACAGCTACCTCGAGAAGGTCTTGATGATCAAGGGCTAACAAAAGATTTTGGCAACTCCCCTCTACATCGTTTCAAGAAGCCTGGCTCCAAAAACTTTCAAAACATTTTCCCACCATCTGCAACTCTTCACTTGTCCAACATTCC gcaAACAATAACCGAAGAAGACTTGCGGACACTGTTTACCAATACAGGAGGAACTGTCAAAGCTTTCAAATTCTTTCA AGACCATAAAATGGCACTCCTTCAAATGTCTACTGTGGAGGAAGCTATCCAGGCATTGATTGACCTTCACAACTACAACATTGGCGATAATCACCATCTGAGAGTTTCTTTCTCCAAGTCGACAAtttaa